Genomic DNA from Candidatus Koribacter versatilis Ellin345:
GCCGATCCGATCGCCGTGGCCGCAGCCGATGCCGTAGTTCTGCCGGGCGTAGGCCACTTCGCGTCGACGCAGACGATCGGCCAGCAAGGACTGACGCCGGCGATTCGCGATGCGATCGCGAGCGACAAGCCGTTTCTTGGAATCTGCGTGGGACTGCAGTGGGTTTTCGCGGGGAGTGCAGAGGCGCCGGAAACTGCGGGACTCGGTTGTTTTGATGCCACGTGCGAGCGTTTCCCCGCAGGAGCGCGGGTGCCGCATGTGGGCTGGAACCAACTTGAGATCACTAGGCCGTCGCGCTTACTGGAAGGCGTTCGGAATGACGCTCACGTTTACTACACACATTCTTACTTCGCCCCGGTGGTTCCGGAGACTGTCGCGACGACGGAGTATGGCTGCGATTTCACCGCAGTCGTGGAGAGAGGGAATACCTTCGCGGTGCAGTTTCATCCGGAAAAATCTGGCGAGAACGGGCTCACGATCCTTCGCAATTTCGTGAGGCTCGCATGCTGAAGCGACGGATCATCGCTTGTCTCGACGTGCGTGATGGGCGCGTGGTGAAGGGCGTGAATTTCGTAAATCTTCGCGATGCTGGATCTCCAGCGGAAATGGCCGGCGCCCACGCCAAGGCTGGGGCAGATGAGATCGTCCTGCTCGACATCACGGCGACCTACGAAGGCCGCGGCACGCTGCTCGAAACCGTCCGCAAGACCGCGGCAGAGTTGTTCATTCCATTCACGGTGGGCGGAGGAATTCGAACTCTCGACGACGCGCGTGCGGTGTTCGACTGCGGAGCCGACAAGCTCGCGATTAATTCAGCAGCTATCGCCGATCCCGACTTAATCACGAAGATCGCGGCACGATTTGGATCGCAAGCAGTGGTGCTGGCGATTGACGCGAGACGTACCGGCTCGCGGTGGGAAGTCTTCAAGACCGGCGGGCGCACGGGAACTGGGCTGGACGCGGAGCAATGGGCAGCCGAGGGCGAGAAGCGGGGCGCAGGCGAGATATTGCTGACATCCATGGATTGCGATGGCACGCAGACTGGCTTCGACTGCGAATTGACCGCGGCGATTGCATCGCGCGTCTCGATCCCGGTAATCGCGTCGGGCGGCGCCGGCACGGCAGAGCACTTTGTAGACGTATTTCAACGAGGACACGCGGATGCTGCGCTGGCTGCGTCGATCTTCCATTTTGGCGTGCATGATGTGAATGAGCTGAAACGCACACTGTCGGCTGCGGGAATTCCTGTGAGGCTCGAATGCTAATCCCCTCGATCGATCTCATGGGCGGGAAGATTGTGCAACTCGTCCAGGGAGAGAAGAAGGCCTTTGAGACCACCGATTTCGATGCGTGGTGTGAGCGCTTCGCAGGATTTCCGATGGTCCAGCTCATCGACCTCGACGCAGCAAAGAGGCAAGGCGATAACCGCGAACTCATCGCGAATATCGTTTTGCGACTTCCCTGCCAAGTCGGCGGCGGAGTGCGAGATGCCGACGTCGCCGAGCGACTGTTGGCGATTGGAGCGAAGCGGGTGATCGTTGGCTCATCGTATATACGGGACGGCCGTGTTGATGTGGACTTCGCGCGAGGCCTGGCAGAGCGCTGCGGCACGGATCGCGTCATCGCCGCCATCGACTCGCGAGAAGGCTTCGTTGCGGTGCGTGGGTGGCAGGAGTCGGTGCCGATCACTGCTGGCGAAATGATTGCAGCGCTCACTCCCTACGTGGGCGGGTTCCTCTACACGCACGTGGACACCGAAGGACTATTGGTAGGATTTCCAACTGACATTGCTCGACGTCTGCGCACGCTCACCGAGAAGCAATTGATTGCGGCCGGAGGTATTCGTTCGCAAGAAGAGATTGATGAACTCGACGGAATTGGGGTGGATGCTGTCGTTGGGATGGCGATTTATACGGGCAAACTCGTGGTGAAGGGGAATTCTTAATGTCGCCGAAGGACGAGCAGCGTCCACTGTGGAGCGCGGCTGACCAGCACGAGCGCTTGCTCGAACTTACCGCTGCCACGGATGATCCGCGGAAGGAAATCCCGCTGCGACGCGATGTTCGCTCCCTAGGGATTTTGCTCGGGCGCGTCCTCGTGGAGCAGGCCGGACCACAAACGTTCAACGCCGTGGAGACGTTGCGCAATGTGCTGATCAAACATCGCGAGCGCACGCGGATAGAAAGCGGTACCGGGACCTTGCTGGAGGAGGCGCAAGAGTTTGTCGCGTCGCTTGATCTCGCTACGATGTATCGGATCAGCAAGGCCTTCGGAACTTATTTCGAGTTGACCAATCTTGCTGAAACGAATCACCGCAAGCGGCGGCGGCGCGCTTCGCAGCTGCATGCGGAGCAACCTGCGCTGCCGGGCTCTTTCCGCGGGACGTTGCAGCATCTTCGTGAAACCGCCATATCAAGTGAACAAGTCCTGCAGGCATTGAGCGAACTGCAGGTTGTTCCTGTATTCACCGCGCACCCCACGGAAATCACGCGACGGACTACGCTGCTAAAGCGGCGCAAAATCGCCGAGACCCTGGAGCGTCTCGACGTGCTGCCTCTCTCTGAGATGGACGCTGAAGAGCACGAAGCGCGACTGATGGCGGAGATCACAGCGCTCTGGCAGTCTGACGAAGTCCGACTGCATCGCCCCACGGTGGACGACGAAATCCGCGGCGGAATTCGGTACTTCAATCTCTCGCTGTTCGCGGCCATACCGGAGCTTTATGAGGAGATCGGCGCAGCACTCCGAGCGACGCTTGAAGTTGAGATCGAACCAACAGACCTGCCCATCAT
This window encodes:
- the hisH gene encoding imidazole glycerol phosphate synthase subunit HisH, which codes for MIAIVDYGAGNLTSVAKALRHLGALVEITADPIAVAAADAVVLPGVGHFASTQTIGQQGLTPAIRDAIASDKPFLGICVGLQWVFAGSAEAPETAGLGCFDATCERFPAGARVPHVGWNQLEITRPSRLLEGVRNDAHVYYTHSYFAPVVPETVATTEYGCDFTAVVERGNTFAVQFHPEKSGENGLTILRNFVRLAC
- the hisF gene encoding imidazole glycerol phosphate synthase subunit HisF: MLKRRIIACLDVRDGRVVKGVNFVNLRDAGSPAEMAGAHAKAGADEIVLLDITATYEGRGTLLETVRKTAAELFIPFTVGGGIRTLDDARAVFDCGADKLAINSAAIADPDLITKIAARFGSQAVVLAIDARRTGSRWEVFKTGGRTGTGLDAEQWAAEGEKRGAGEILLTSMDCDGTQTGFDCELTAAIASRVSIPVIASGGAGTAEHFVDVFQRGHADAALAASIFHFGVHDVNELKRTLSAAGIPVRLEC
- a CDS encoding 1-(5-phosphoribosyl)-5-[(5-phosphoribosylamino)methylideneamino] imidazole-4-carboxamide isomerase, yielding MLIPSIDLMGGKIVQLVQGEKKAFETTDFDAWCERFAGFPMVQLIDLDAAKRQGDNRELIANIVLRLPCQVGGGVRDADVAERLLAIGAKRVIVGSSYIRDGRVDVDFARGLAERCGTDRVIAAIDSREGFVAVRGWQESVPITAGEMIAALTPYVGGFLYTHVDTEGLLVGFPTDIARRLRTLTEKQLIAAGGIRSQEEIDELDGIGVDAVVGMAIYTGKLVVKGNS